The genomic stretch CGTCAGTTTTGGTTTCAGCTTTCAAATCCCGCATTCTATCTAGGCGAAACAATCTCGAATCGCCGCGAGTTTCATCTAGCCCAAGAAGATATAGGTTTGACCCGCGCATTCTGGTTTTCCACGGCTGGACGATACGTAGATCCGGCGAATTGCGGTATTTGAACTGTAATTTCCTGCGGTTTGCAACGGCTTCCAATAACAGATGGCAATCTGGGGAAGAAATATTGATACTGGGAATGCTTGGTGAATCAACCAATTGGGCGCCACCAGCCCGCAATTTTAGTAAAGCCGTTTTCGTCGCATCAATTCCTACTTTTTCTTGCCAAACTTGTTTGGCTAAGGACACCATCGCGGCTTCTTCTTGACTAAATTCGATAGGCGGTAATTCCATATTTTCGCGCCGAATTCGATATCCATAGTCATCAAATACTGCCGAATAACTAACCATCTCAATCGGCATACCTTTGGAGCGTAATTCATCTTTATCGCGTTCGAACATTCTCTTGAACGCATCATCTGAAAGACCTTGATAACCGTCAATAGTTGACCTTATCCGATCACGCGTGACAAACCTCTCGGCCGTTAACAGCATGATGACTAAGTCCATCTGCCGTTGAGCTTTTGACGCTGACATAAGTCCAAGCTAGCCGAAAATAGCCTCAACGACGGGACAAAGGTAGCCTGTGTCTGGTGACTGGTCGTTTTGCCCCTTCCCCAACTTCTGATCTTCACCTTGGGAATTTAAGAACTGCCCTGCTGGCTTGGCTCTTCGCTCGATCGACTAATCAAGACTTCATTTTACGGATCGAAGACCTTGATGCTCAGCGGGTCGCGGCAGCCCCAGGGGCGGCTCAACGCCAGATATCTGACTTAGCAAAACTTGGCTTGGATTGGGATCAAGATATTCAATACCAGTCTCAGCATTTTGATCGCTACCGTGAATTCGCCGCAAAACTAGATACTTATGAGTGTTTTTGCACTCGCCGCGAAATTGCTGCTGCGGTTGGGGCGCCCCACGGTGATTACCGACCTTATCCTGGGACTTGCGCCCATTTAACCGAAAAAGAACGTGCGTCACGCCGTCTCACCCGAAAACCGGCAATTCGAGTGCGCGCTGGTAGCCCCACTTTTACCGTCTATGATCGCCACGCCGGTCAGATCAGCGCGGTCGTAGACGATTTCGTGCTTTTCAGAGCAGACGGGGCACCCGCCTATAATTTGGCGGTAGTCGTCGATGACGGGCTATCAAAAGTCAGCCAAGTAGTGCGCGGGCACGATCTGCTCGATTCATCCCCTAGACAAGCATGGTTGGCTACCCAGCTCGGATTCAAAGTACCCGAATATATTCATGTTTCTCTAGCAGTAACCGCATCCGGTAATCGGCTAGCAAAACGTGATGGCGCTGTGACTCTAAACCAGTTAAGCGATCACGGCATAGACGTAGTGGGGGTTCACAGACAGTTGTGCCGTTCAATCGGGTTGCCGCCAGCCGATAGTCCATGTCAACTGCTCGCGAATCTACCTAAAATTTGGTGGGCAAACCCGAAAATTTGGCAAGATTGGGTGGTTAAGCCACGCTTTGGGTAAACAAAATATCCACTACACAAGCCACTGCAGTGTTCGGGGCTAGAGATGGGTTCGGGTTGCCGTGCGGGTAAGCAGTCGCTCCCGGCAGTGTCACCAATACACGACTACCTTCATGCTGGCCAACCAGCGCATCGAAAAGCGGAGCTAACGGCGGTGATTGACTTGCTTTAGCATCGGTGGCTGGTTTTTTACCGAAGTCACTGTAATACTCTTGGCCAGCCCAAGAAACGCACATTGCATGCGAGGTTAAAGCATCGGATTCACCTAGTGCCCGTCCTGATCCGGCAACAAGAACAGCAGTTTTAACCTCGCTAGGTTCTTTAGCGCCGGCAATATCAATGACCGGCTTGCCGTCTTTCTCGCTAACCTTTGGCATTCCAGCAGGGGCAGCCTTGGCCTCACCTTGCGGACCGTCATATTGGGTACGAATTACATCGACTACGAAAAGTAAGGTATCCCCTGCCTCAATACCTGCTTGCGGGTTGCCCTGCGGATAGCCGTCAGCAGACGTAATAGCAATTAGTACCCTGGATCCTTCAGTCTTTCCTACTAAGCCTTTCGAGAATCCTTTAACCACTCCGTCGAGTGGAAAAACTACCGATGAGCCACGCTGGAAAGATGAATCGAAAGTCTCGCCGCTACGCGCGTCGATACCGACGTAATTCAATTCCACATTGGCTGTTTCATCAGGAATTTCGCGACCTGAACCTTCAACGATGACGCGAGACATAGTTTCATCGACTTTGAACGGATAATTCGCCTCAGTTACTTCAGGCGCCTCGCCGAAGTTCTCAGAAACTTTGATGTGATCAATAGAATCAACTTTCTTGGCTTCGCTCGGCGCACTGGCACCAGCTGAAGGAGAGCCTGATACTCCAGGTTCTGGAGTGGCCTGAGAGCAAGAAGTTAGCCCAAAGACGAGCGCAAATACGCCCGCAGCTATAAATAAACGCTTGGAATGCACCATGGCAGATTACCCCCTATAGTCCGATAAGGTCTAAAAGCTGACCAAGCTCGTCGCGGCTTAGTTCCCTAGTTTGGCCAACACCTAGCTGTCCTAACTTTACCGATCCGATTTGAGTACGGGAGAGTCGACGAACCGGGTGGGCGATAGCATCGAACATCCGCCGCACAATGCGATTCCGCCCCTCGTGAATAGTCACCTCAACCAAAGAACGCGCCTCGCCACGCATCACTAGATTGATTCGATCCGCTTTGACCGGCCCGTCGTCTAGCACCATTGGTTTGCGTAACCGCTTAAGCACCGGATTATCTAGATAACCTTCGCACTCCACTAGATAGGTTTTGGGAACCTCGTAGCTCGGGTGGGTCATACGATGAGTAAACTCGCCATCATTGGTTAGCAGAATCAGCCCTTCAGTATCCGTGTCCAGACGTCCAACATGGAAAAGTCGGGTACGGCTGGGAACATATTCAGCCAAAGTGTGACGGCCTTGCGGATCATCCATGGTGGAGACTACTCCTCGCGGCTTATTTAACACATAGTAAACGTGCCGGCGAGCAGTTGGGATGCGTGAGCCATCAACGCGGATTTCGTCTCGCTCCGGATCGACTCGCCGACCTTGGACGAGAACCGTCTCACCGTTAACTTCGACTCGGCCTTCAGCAATCATCTCTTCGCTAGCTCTACGGCTTGCCACGCCAGCCTGGGCGAGCACCTTTTGGAGGCGAATCCCCTCTTGCTCACTCATCGTCTTCTCCTATTTCATTATCGTCATGTAACGAGGCCAATTCTGCTTCTAATTCACTGGCTTGGGGCAGCAGTGGAGCAATCGGCGGTAAATCTGCTAGCGAGGCCAAGCCAAGACGTTCAAGAAAATAGTCGGTCGTTTTCACCAAACTCGCCCCATTAGGCTCGTTAGAATCAATCTGTTCAACTAATCCCCTGGATATAAGGGTGCGAACCACCCCGTCAACATTGACGCCACGAACTGCTGAAACCCGAGAGCGGCTAACCGGCTGCATGTAGGCGATAACTGCCAAAGTTTCCAAACTTGCTTGAGTTAATTTATTCTCTTGGCCTTCTACAACCCAACGTTTGACCACTTCAGCCTGAGATTGGCGAGTAGCCAACTGCCAGCCGCCAGCAATATTGCGTAGCTGAAAACCACGTCCAGTTTCATCATAGAAATCAGCTAATTCGCGCAGCACACGCCCTACTTCTTGCGGGTCAGAATCGGTAGCCGCTGCTATCGCTGTGCGAGTAACTGGCTCAGTAGCAACGATAAGTAGCGCCTCAATTTTTGGCGCTAGATCACTCATGCTCAACTACCTCCTCATCAAATTCTGGGCTTAGCGTCAGCATGTCAGTCTCGCGCCCAACCCAGGTAATCGTCAATTCACCCAGAGGCGAAAGCTGATCAAAACGCACTTGCTGCAGCTTAAACAATTCCAATAAGGCTAAGAATCGAGCCACAGTATGTAGCCGATCAATGCCTTGACACAATGTCCTAAAAGTCATGGCACGACTTTTTCTCAACATTGCAACTACAATTTTGCCTTCTTCTTGGACATTAACCTGAACAAGGTGCAACTGTTCAAGGGGCATCGCAGTGTCTTGGGTAGGAGTGAAAACCTTAACGGCGATTTTTACGAAACGTTCCAGCCCACCAGGAAAAACTACTTGCGGTAGCAGTTGACCAAAACTTTTTTCTAAGCCACCCGGACGCGCATAGACCATGGACTCGGCCAACATGCGTTCACCAATCCACTTCGAGACTTGTTTATAAGCTCGGTATTGCAA from Vaginimicrobium propionicum encodes the following:
- a CDS encoding ScpA family protein; the protein is MSVDAEHGFLDSDGNPFTVRLTNFEGPFDLLLQLIAKRKLDVTEVALSEVTDEFVANTRAGAKVWDLDTTSQFLLVAATLLDLKAARLLPSGEVEDEADLEILAARDLLFARLLQYRAYKQVSKWIGERMLAESMVYARPGGLEKSFGQLLPQVVFPGGLERFVKIAVKVFTPTQDTAMPLEQLHLVQVNVQEEGKIVVAMLRKSRAMTFRTLCQGIDRLHTVARFLALLELFKLQQVRFDQLSPLGELTITWVGRETDMLTLSPEFDEEVVEHE
- a CDS encoding FKBP-type peptidyl-prolyl cis-trans isomerase, coding for MHSKRLFIAAGVFALVFGLTSCSQATPEPGVSGSPSAGASAPSEAKKVDSIDHIKVSENFGEAPEVTEANYPFKVDETMSRVIVEGSGREIPDETANVELNYVGIDARSGETFDSSFQRGSSVVFPLDGVVKGFSKGLVGKTEGSRVLIAITSADGYPQGNPQAGIEAGDTLLFVVDVIRTQYDGPQGEAKAAPAGMPKVSEKDGKPVIDIAGAKEPSEVKTAVLVAGSGRALGESDALTSHAMCVSWAGQEYYSDFGKKPATDAKASQSPPLAPLFDALVGQHEGSRVLVTLPGATAYPHGNPNPSLAPNTAVACVVDILFTQSVA
- a CDS encoding pseudouridine synthase; translated protein: MSEQEGIRLQKVLAQAGVASRRASEEMIAEGRVEVNGETVLVQGRRVDPERDEIRVDGSRIPTARRHVYYVLNKPRGVVSTMDDPQGRHTLAEYVPSRTRLFHVGRLDTDTEGLILLTNDGEFTHRMTHPSYEVPKTYLVECEGYLDNPVLKRLRKPMVLDDGPVKADRINLVMRGEARSLVEVTIHEGRNRIVRRMFDAIAHPVRRLSRTQIGSVKLGQLGVGQTRELSRDELGQLLDLIGL
- the gluQRS gene encoding tRNA glutamyl-Q(34) synthetase GluQRS, with translation MTGRFAPSPTSDLHLGNLRTALLAWLFARSTNQDFILRIEDLDAQRVAAAPGAAQRQISDLAKLGLDWDQDIQYQSQHFDRYREFAAKLDTYECFCTRREIAAAVGAPHGDYRPYPGTCAHLTEKERASRRLTRKPAIRVRAGSPTFTVYDRHAGQISAVVDDFVLFRADGAPAYNLAVVVDDGLSKVSQVVRGHDLLDSSPRQAWLATQLGFKVPEYIHVSLAVTASGNRLAKRDGAVTLNQLSDHGIDVVGVHRQLCRSIGLPPADSPCQLLANLPKIWWANPKIWQDWVVKPRFG
- the scpB gene encoding SMC-Scp complex subunit ScpB, whose protein sequence is MSDLAPKIEALLIVATEPVTRTAIAAATDSDPQEVGRVLRELADFYDETGRGFQLRNIAGGWQLATRQSQAEVVKRWVVEGQENKLTQASLETLAVIAYMQPVSRSRVSAVRGVNVDGVVRTLISRGLVEQIDSNEPNGASLVKTTDYFLERLGLASLADLPPIAPLLPQASELEAELASLHDDNEIGEDDE
- a CDS encoding YafY family protein, whose amino-acid sequence is MSASKAQRQMDLVIMLLTAERFVTRDRIRSTIDGYQGLSDDAFKRMFERDKDELRSKGMPIEMVSYSAVFDDYGYRIRRENMELPPIEFSQEEAAMVSLAKQVWQEKVGIDATKTALLKLRAGGAQLVDSPSIPSINISSPDCHLLLEAVANRRKLQFKYRNSPDLRIVQPWKTRMRGSNLYLLGLDETRGDSRLFRLDRMRDLKAETKTDAFEVPPIDLDELAKRLSPPPADQIVTVAVRENCAPDLTRNATAIKWENELPSKYQAWQLKLPSVGVAARLASYGDKVIVLAPATIRSQVMEHLSQVGL